The Anolis carolinensis isolate JA03-04 chromosome 2, rAnoCar3.1.pri, whole genome shotgun sequence genome contains the following window.
GAAGCACTAATCTGCTTACACAAGGATTTCCCTTTGATTACTGTTTCTAACATACTAATAAATTTCAATTAAGTCTGTCCACATCCAGTTTGTCAAAATCTTCTATTTTTCATTGCATTGTTTATCAGTGTCAAATTATTAAATATGTGCTAACACACACAATACAATCCCTGTATTTGTGGATGATGGATTAAGAGCTACTTTCcccaattttgaattaatatgtattttttattCATCCCAGGTCCATGGAATTGTTCTTCTGATAGCTTCTCCTTAGCAGAAGGTTCCTCTGAAAAGATCATTGCTAACATATCCACCAACTCCTTTGATCTTGCTTTATATAAGAAAGTTAATGTTAGCTCTGACTGGGAACACATTCTAAACATAACTGATGGACACCTGAGCTACATTAGAGAGGAATATAAAAACAATTTCTTGCTATCGGAGGACGGCCTTACTCTGAAGAATGCAACCAAAGGGCTCACTGGAGAGTATCAGCTTGTTGGGGAAGGTAATAAGACCTGTGTGCAGCAATTCTTCCTTAATGTCACAGGTAAGATTCTGGAACTACTGTTCTGACATCTCGGCTATTGTAAGAGTGGAAGGAGATGTAGtttacatttctttttgtttcttacTGGATGTTTATACAGGGTTTCTTCACcattggttctccagatgttttgtacttctgCTCCAAGAATCTATCATGTTACCAAAGGCTTCTGGGAACTAAAGTACAGTAGAGCTGAAGAAATTATTGGTTGTGTATCCCAGGTCTAAAGAACGGAGAGCTACCTTTTAAGGGTGTTTGCTATTATTTCTTTTAAGCATCTTTCTTTTGAGGGACCCTGTGTATACAAAGGAGCTAGAATGCTTCTCTAAACTTGGGACAAGAAAAAATCAGCTTTAAAAGCAACTAGCCTATCCAATATGTGACCCATCCCACTAAATGTAGCCCATGCTGATTATATTACTGTGTCTTGATGTTAGTGATGGCTGTCAGTTATTCTAGTGCTGTTAAGAACAGTTGCTGAAGAGCAGTAAGACTATGGAGACCTGTGTTCAAATGTGCACTTAGTCATGGAATGTAACCAAGAGTGATCTTGGTGCAGTTAATCTCTCAGCCTTAAGGGAATGCAGTGTCAGGCCTCCTCTGTataatcttaccaagaaaatacTGCCTGaagttggagtcaacttgaaggcatgccacCACCACCCTTTTATAAGTGTGTGCAAGCTGactttttttccttctccatttTAGGTTCAGGAGCCACCCGTGATTCTACCAGTTCAGCAATATCTATTGGTATTTTTATTCTAGTAGTAATTCTGGCACTATGTGTGGGATCTTTTATATAtcgcaaaaagaaaagaagagaagaaaacagaaatgaatttgCTCATCACTCTATAAAAGTGCAGGATTCTGAAAATGGATTTCTGCAGCATGGAACTGAAGCAACTGAAATGCAAGGAACTGAAATGGACAAACAGAGAAGATACAACAGGGATCTTTCTCCTAAAAATGAAGGCCACATTCTCACTGTGCGGAGTAAGCTCTGTTCTGTGGCTTACAAAGTTAGTAGGAGAAATGTTGGTTTGTGCACGGACACTATTTACCTTTTCTCTTTTTAAGCATTATAGCTTTACCTCTATTTATATTGCTGCTGTATTTTCCCATTAGGTTTTATAAACTTCTCCAATTGGTCTTTCTTCTGCTATTTGAGGCCCCAACCAGCATAGTCATTTTAAAGTTAGAAAGTGCCTGAACAGAGCATTTCCTTTCCTACTCCATGatctctatttttaatttttattttccaaaagtcATGCTGTAGctattgagggcccttccacatagccatataacccagaatatcaaggcagataatccacaatatctgctttgaaatgggttatctgagtccacattgccatataatccagttcaatgcagatattatacagctgtgtggaaggggcctgagcttGCTCCTTCCATGTTAGGTTTTTGTGATTTGGATATTTCCCCTTCTTTAGACTCTTTTGcgctaaagaaaaataatataaagaCACTTTTAAGCACAGTGATACATACTTCTTGTTTCTCATTGccacattttaattatatttcagcAATCCTTCAAGTGATGGCTATGTTAGATAAAATTTATTGCTTAATATACCTTATAGCTGGGTCTCACACAGGAAGGTACTGCCTATATCCTGAAAATTGACTGGAAAGTATTTCTGCTGCTTTAATAAGGGGTTAATTGTTAGCTACTAAGATGAATTTATCCAGTAGAGGACCCTTGTGGAGACCAAACTCTATAGAGCTCAAGTCGCATTGTATAGAACGGCATAATAAAATActgtcacttatataaaatgacaaaaaaaatccctttaaaaatattttaaaataatatttctccataccccccccccccccaatgcacacACATTAATCTGGGCAGCTTTTCAGAAACAATGAACGACTGTTGGTCTCCCTGCCGAATACTAAATCCTTTGAATTGCTCTTGTCTTGTCTTGTGATTACAtgtcgtttatttatttattttaaatatttatattttgcttttctcaccccgaaagggactcagggcagagtacaacatatatacggcaagcattccatgccaggacataaaataattataaatatacacaaacattagtggagtaggtttcctattattgcctcaccAGCCCCCTAAAGGGCTAGTAAATGGAGATAGTGCCCtctgtaaaacattttgaaaacctTTTTGTGTATTGAAATATCACTTAAGCATTTTTTTAACAGAgtttagaaaaaagaagaagtcaTTTCATGAAGGCAGCAGACAACTTGTTGGCAACATGTTTAAGAGCATAGGTCCAAAACTTGTTCAAATTAATATGAGTTTACCTggaattatatttatttagtttatctcctgcctttctcccaatgtcAGTCTATGTGGTGCTACTAAGATGAGACTTTTAATATGCAGTGCTAATATATCCTACGTCATTTGGGAAATTGTCAAGAGTTCCCAACAATAAAGCTTCCATGTTTGTCAGCTGTATGTGACATCATTTCTTCTTTTCCCCAAACATCTTTAAGGGCTACTTTTTGCCTGGTAATTATAGCATCCTTGGCCTTTCTCCTGGGATATATCCTCCTCCTTGTAGCATTTTAATGTTGGCTCCTGATCAAATGTGTTTATTTTCCTCTATACATATTGGATAATGCCGgttattggttttattttttcagtATGTGAATTTCCCCCATGCCCCTTTTCCATGCATATACTTTCCACCATGCCTTCCTTGGTTCCAGAATCCTATTTCACTCCCACCACtctgggagtgctttaattgtgcttatac
Protein-coding sequences here:
- the LOC103281050 gene encoding uncharacterized protein LOC103281050, translating into MEVASRYLMLALVALCISSSGQVQTLTSCPNCDDFSVPEGSSKVIAANVSAYPKMLVLHKNNSPISLEKILFINKGQLQFVETAWTDYFYMSGNDLAIKNANEVLTGCYQLAYQLNELSVKQFCLAILGPWNCSSDSFSLAEGSSEKIIANISTNSFDLALYKKVNVSSDWEHILNITDGHLSYIREEYKNNFLLSEDGLTLKNATKGLTGEYQLVGEGNKTCVQQFFLNVTGSGATRDSTSSAISIGIFILVVILALCVGSFIYRKKKRREENRNEFAHHSIKVQDSENGFLQHGTEATEMQGTEMDKQRRYNRDLSPKNEGHILTVRSKLCSVAYKVSRRNVGLCTDTIYLFSF